Part of the Paludisphaera borealis genome, TGCTCCCCCGGTTGGTCCGCGCCGTCCACGCCGCCACCGGGTCGGACGGCTCCAACGTCATCGTCAACAGCGGCCGCGCCGCCGGTCAGACGATCGACCACTGCCACTGGCACATCATCCCCCGGTTCTTCAACGACCCCGTCGACTGGCCCTGGCCCCACGCCGAGTACCTCGGCGACGAGATCGGCCAGATGGCCTTCCGGATCAGCCGGGAGCTGGTCGAGCCCCCTCTGGACGAATGACGACTCCACCCAGGCCAAGGCCCCAGGGCGGGTCTCCCCGGTAGCCGGCGCCCGACTCTGTCGGCGTGACTCCGCTTCCGGGAGACCTCACCATGATTCCGCCGCGTCGCCCCCTCGCCGCACTGGCCTTCCTCCTCATTCCCACGGCGTTCGCCCTCGCCGACGAGCCCGTCAAGCTCGCCGGCTCGGCCCGGTTCGACCTGACCGCCGACGCCAAGACCGGCGCGATCGACGACGGCCGGATCACCGTCGGCGACGGCTCGATCGACCGCCCTAACTGGCTGCCGGCCGACCGCCAGACCGGCTCGTACACGGTGAACTTCCCCGTCAGCCGGATCGGCTGGCGCGGGCTGTCGGTCCGGTTCACGCCCAGGGCGACGGGAACCGTCGCGGTCACGCTGATGGGCCCCTGGGAGCAGGCTTCGCCGGGCGTTTTGTACCGCCAGGAAGTCCTCTGGGACGACCTCAAAGCCGACGGGGCGAAGCTCGCCGACGGTGGGTTCGAGCAAGGCAAGGGCGCCGAGGTTCCGGGCTGGGAGAGCCGGGGCGGGACGGTCGTCGTCCAGACCGCCGAGGTCGCGGCCGCGTCGGGCGACCGCTACGCCAGAACGTGGCACAACGAGACGCTCTCAACGAAGCTCGAAGTCACGGCCGGTACTCCCGTGACGCTCCACTTCAAGGCCCGCGCTGCGCTGCCGAAGGGCTTCCGCGAGCCCAAGCGCATCCTCAGTCACGACACGCCGGCCCACCGCGCCGCGAAGCGGTTCCGCCACGGGGCGAACTTCGGCAACGACCTGGAAGTTCCTCCGGGCCAGACC contains:
- a CDS encoding HIT family protein, which encodes MSREHRDPDCIFCKIVHGEIPSARVLETEHAVAFLDVNPVNKGHVLIVPRAHHRQVAELPDALAAHAGSLLPRLVRAVHAATGSDGSNVIVNSGRAAGQTIDHCHWHIIPRFFNDPVDWPWPHAEYLGDEIGQMAFRISRELVEPPLDE